From Streptomyces sp. TLI_053, a single genomic window includes:
- a CDS encoding NADH-quinone oxidoreductase subunit M, with amino-acid sequence MSVLLTATCAVPAVGAVVTAALPAGSTEARRRNTKIVAMVFSAATLALAGAVAARFDPDGARYQLTESYSWIRSFGITFALGVDGIGAVLALLTAVLVPVVLLASWHDADPAAAPPEGSFENRRRTQAFFALVLAVEAMVIVSFYATDVFLFYVFFEAMLIPMYFLIGGFGDRAGGPESARQRSYAAVKFLLYNLLGGLVMLAAVIGLYVIAQDQGLGTFDLQTLTAAVADGRLQIGGTAEKALFLGFFFAFAVKAPLWPLHTWLPNAMGEATAGTAVLITAVVDKVGTFAMLRFCLGLFPDASKTFAPAILVLSLVGIVYGALLAIGQKDIKRLVAYASISHFGFIIMGIFAMTSQGQSGATLYMVNHGISTAAWMLVAGFLISRRGSRLIADYGGVQKVAPVLAGTFLIGGLATLSLPGLAPFVSEFLVLVGTFSRYPAVGIVATFGIVLAALYALLLYQRTMTGPVKEEVRGMPDLKVRELAVVAPLVALTVLLGVYPKPLTDLVNPSVNATLSQVHQTDPAPAHPVSADHGTAQDGTARSGGEHK; translated from the coding sequence ATGAGCGTCCTCCTCACCGCCACCTGCGCCGTCCCGGCGGTCGGCGCGGTGGTCACCGCCGCCCTGCCCGCCGGGTCCACCGAGGCGCGGCGGCGGAACACCAAGATCGTGGCGATGGTCTTCTCCGCCGCCACCCTGGCCCTGGCCGGCGCGGTGGCCGCGCGCTTCGACCCGGACGGCGCCCGCTACCAGCTGACCGAGTCGTACAGCTGGATCCGTTCCTTCGGCATCACCTTCGCGCTCGGGGTGGACGGCATCGGCGCCGTCCTCGCCCTGCTCACCGCCGTCCTGGTCCCGGTCGTGCTGCTCGCGTCCTGGCACGACGCGGACCCGGCCGCCGCGCCCCCGGAGGGGTCGTTCGAGAACAGGCGGCGCACCCAGGCGTTCTTCGCCCTGGTGCTGGCGGTGGAGGCGATGGTGATCGTCTCCTTCTACGCCACCGACGTCTTCCTCTTCTACGTCTTCTTCGAAGCCATGCTGATCCCGATGTACTTCCTCATCGGCGGCTTCGGCGACCGGGCGGGCGGCCCCGAGTCCGCCCGCCAGCGCTCCTACGCGGCGGTCAAGTTCCTGCTCTACAACCTGCTCGGCGGCCTGGTCATGCTGGCCGCCGTGATCGGCCTGTACGTCATCGCGCAGGATCAGGGCCTGGGTACCTTCGACCTGCAGACGCTCACCGCGGCGGTCGCCGACGGCCGGCTGCAGATCGGCGGCACCGCGGAGAAGGCGCTGTTCCTCGGCTTCTTCTTCGCCTTCGCGGTCAAGGCCCCGCTCTGGCCGCTGCACACCTGGCTGCCGAACGCGATGGGCGAGGCCACCGCCGGCACCGCGGTGCTGATCACCGCCGTGGTGGACAAGGTCGGCACCTTCGCGATGCTCCGCTTCTGCCTCGGGCTGTTCCCGGACGCCTCGAAGACCTTCGCCCCGGCAATCCTGGTGCTCTCCCTGGTCGGGATCGTCTACGGCGCGCTGCTGGCCATCGGCCAGAAGGACATCAAGCGGCTGGTGGCCTACGCCTCGATCTCGCACTTCGGCTTCATCATCATGGGCATCTTCGCGATGACCAGCCAGGGCCAGAGCGGTGCCACCCTCTACATGGTCAACCACGGCATCTCCACCGCCGCGTGGATGCTGGTGGCCGGCTTCCTGATCTCCCGCCGCGGCTCCCGGCTGATCGCCGACTACGGCGGCGTGCAGAAGGTCGCCCCGGTGCTCGCCGGGACCTTCCTGATCGGCGGGCTGGCGACGCTCTCGCTGCCGGGTCTGGCGCCTTTCGTCAGCGAGTTCCTGGTCCTGGTCGGCACCTTCAGCCGCTACCCCGCGGTCGGCATCGTCGCCACCTTCGGCATCGTGCTCGCCGCGCTGTACGCCCTGCTGCTCTACCAGCGCACCATGACCGGCCCGGTCAAGGAGGAGGTCCGCGGCATGCCGGACCTCAAGGTCCGCGAACTCGCCGTGGTCGCCCCGCTGGTGGCACTGACCGTGCTGCTCGGTGTCTACCCGAAGCCGCTCACCGACCTCGTCAACCCGTCGGTGAACGCGACCCTCTCGCAGGTGCACCAGACCGACCCGGCGCCGGCACATCCGGTGTCCGCCGACCACGGGACCGCCCAGGACGGGACCGCCCGCTCAGGAGGTGAGCACAAGTGA
- the nuoI gene encoding NADH-quinone oxidoreductase subunit NuoI, producing MSSDQNARNDRPERADKPSILGPAAGFGVTFKAMFKKRLTEQYPEQKKPTAPRFHGRHQLNRHPDGLEKCVGCELCAWACPADAIYVEGADNRDDERYSPGERYGAVYQINYARCILCGLCIEACPTRALTMTNEYELADSSRQDLIFTKEQLLVGLSEGMVDSPHSIFPGADEGAYYRGEITAAAPGTVRQESTEREKEARS from the coding sequence ATGTCGTCCGACCAGAACGCCCGGAACGACCGGCCCGAGCGGGCCGACAAGCCGTCCATCCTCGGACCGGCCGCCGGCTTCGGCGTGACCTTCAAGGCCATGTTCAAGAAGCGGCTCACCGAGCAGTACCCGGAGCAGAAGAAGCCCACCGCTCCGCGTTTCCACGGCCGCCACCAGCTGAACCGGCACCCGGACGGCCTGGAGAAGTGCGTCGGCTGCGAGCTGTGCGCCTGGGCCTGCCCGGCCGACGCGATCTACGTCGAGGGCGCGGACAACCGTGACGACGAGCGCTACTCGCCCGGTGAGCGGTACGGGGCGGTCTACCAGATCAACTACGCCCGCTGCATCCTGTGCGGGCTCTGCATCGAGGCCTGTCCGACCCGCGCGCTCACCATGACCAACGAGTACGAGCTCGCGGACTCCTCCCGCCAGGACCTCATCTTCACCAAGGAGCAGCTGCTGGTCGGCCTCTCCGAGGGCATGGTCGACAGCCCGCACTCGATCTTCCCCGGCGCCGACGAGGGCGCCTACTACCGGGGCGAGATCACCGCGGCGGCGCCGGGCACGGTCCGTCAGGAGTCCACCGAGCGGGAGAAGGAGGCCCGGTCGTGA
- the nuoH gene encoding NADH-quinone oxidoreductase subunit NuoH: MTPNPHPLAGHGPAALAELAANETLGFFGRDPWWLVLLKAVFCFGFLVGTVLVAIVWERKVVAWMQLRIGPNRHGPWGLLQSLADGVKLALKEDLVVKGADKAVYILAPIVCAIPAFMAFAVIPFGPAGDEISIFGTRTPMQLTDFPVALLYILATASVGIYGIVLAGWSSGSTYPLLGGIRSSAQMISYEIAMGLSFAAVFIYSGSMSTSEIVSSQQPTWFAVLLPVSFIVYIVAMVGETNRAPFDLPEAEGELVGGFNTEYSSLKFAMFMLAEYVNMVTVSAVASTLFLGGWRAPWPVSTFWEGANHGWWPLLWITLKIQLLLFFFIWLRGTLPRFRYDQFMKLGWKVLIPVSLAWLVMVASVRALRNEGYGFGEVVLYVGAPVGALLLLGLLRDVLKRKPEPGSEAPHGEFDPMAGGYPVPPLPGQQLPPVPRRRSRAPKQLQDALNGADHSEGS, from the coding sequence GTGACTCCGAACCCGCACCCGCTCGCCGGACACGGCCCGGCCGCGCTGGCCGAGCTCGCCGCGAACGAGACGCTCGGCTTCTTCGGCCGGGATCCGTGGTGGCTGGTCCTGCTGAAGGCGGTGTTCTGCTTCGGCTTCCTGGTCGGCACGGTCCTCGTGGCGATCGTCTGGGAGCGCAAGGTGGTGGCCTGGATGCAGCTGCGCATCGGGCCCAACCGGCACGGCCCGTGGGGACTGCTGCAGTCGCTCGCCGACGGCGTGAAGCTGGCGCTCAAGGAAGACCTGGTGGTCAAGGGCGCCGACAAGGCGGTCTACATCCTGGCCCCGATCGTCTGCGCCATCCCGGCGTTCATGGCCTTCGCGGTGATCCCCTTCGGCCCGGCCGGCGACGAGATCTCGATCTTCGGCACCCGGACGCCGATGCAGCTGACCGACTTCCCGGTGGCGCTGCTCTACATCCTGGCCACCGCCTCGGTCGGCATCTACGGCATCGTGCTGGCGGGCTGGTCCTCCGGCTCGACCTACCCGCTGCTCGGCGGGATCCGCTCCTCGGCCCAGATGATCAGCTACGAGATCGCGATGGGCCTGTCCTTCGCGGCGGTCTTCATCTACTCCGGCTCGATGTCCACCTCGGAGATCGTCTCCTCGCAGCAGCCGACCTGGTTCGCGGTACTGCTGCCGGTGTCGTTCATCGTCTACATCGTCGCGATGGTCGGTGAGACCAACCGCGCGCCGTTCGACCTCCCGGAGGCCGAGGGCGAGCTCGTCGGCGGCTTCAACACCGAGTACTCCTCGCTGAAGTTCGCGATGTTCATGCTGGCCGAGTACGTCAACATGGTCACCGTCTCGGCGGTCGCCTCCACCCTGTTCCTGGGCGGGTGGCGGGCCCCGTGGCCGGTCTCCACGTTCTGGGAGGGCGCCAACCACGGCTGGTGGCCGCTGCTCTGGATCACGCTCAAGATCCAGCTGCTGCTGTTCTTCTTCATCTGGCTGCGCGGCACCCTTCCTCGGTTCCGCTACGACCAGTTCATGAAGCTCGGCTGGAAGGTGCTGATCCCGGTCTCGCTGGCCTGGCTGGTCATGGTGGCGAGCGTCCGGGCCCTGCGCAACGAGGGCTACGGCTTCGGCGAGGTGGTGCTGTACGTCGGCGCCCCGGTCGGCGCGCTGCTGCTGCTCGGTCTGCTGCGGGACGTCCTGAAGCGCAAGCCGGAGCCCGGGTCCGAGGCACCGCACGGGGAGTTCGACCCGATGGCCGGTGGCTACCCGGTGCCCCCGCTGCCCGGCCAGCAGCTCCCGCCGGTCCCGCGCCGGCGCAGCCGCGCCCCGAAGCAACTGCAGGACGCCCTCAACGGGGCCGACCATTCCGAAGGGAGCTGA
- the nuoN gene encoding NADH-quinone oxidoreductase subunit NuoN, translating to MSSTGWLAAAGGSTQSIPAPHIEYGQLSPMLVVFGAAVVGILLEAFLPRRLRHWAQVVTALVGLAGAFVAVLVLAAQGYGTTKVEAVAMGAVALDGPTLFLQGVILLVAVVAVLTYAERRLEPKAGGEPADAFAAQAAATPGGEQERSAIRAGFTTSEVFPLTMFAVGGMLLFPAANDLLTMFVALEVFSLPLYLLCALARRRRLLSQEAAVKYFLLGAFASAFFLFGTALLYGYAGTVRLGEVAEVISGNALPTPALVSSTQNDALLLVGLAMLTVGLLFKVGAVPFHSWTPDVYQGAPTPVTGFMAAATKVAAFGAVLRLFYVAFPALRLDWRPVLWGVAILTMVVGAVLAVTQQDVKRLLAYSSIAHAGFILTGVIASNRQGVGSVLFYLLAYSFVTLGAFAVVTLVRDSKGEATHLSSWAGLGRRSPLVAAVFALFLLAFAGIPLTSGFTGKFAVFQAAAAGGATPLVIVGVLSSAVAAFFYIRVIVLMFFSDPQPGGPTVAVPSAFTATAIGIGVLVTIGLGLLPQYFLDLASKAVFFVG from the coding sequence GTGAGCAGCACCGGATGGCTCGCCGCCGCCGGCGGCAGCACCCAGAGCATCCCCGCGCCGCACATCGAGTACGGCCAGCTGTCGCCGATGCTGGTGGTGTTCGGCGCCGCGGTGGTCGGCATCCTGCTGGAGGCCTTCCTGCCCCGGCGGCTGCGGCACTGGGCCCAGGTGGTCACGGCACTGGTCGGCCTGGCCGGGGCCTTCGTCGCCGTCCTGGTGCTCGCCGCGCAGGGCTACGGCACCACCAAGGTCGAGGCGGTCGCGATGGGCGCGGTCGCCCTGGACGGCCCGACGCTGTTCCTGCAGGGCGTGATCCTGCTGGTCGCGGTGGTCGCGGTGCTGACCTACGCCGAGCGCCGGCTGGAGCCCAAGGCCGGCGGCGAGCCGGCCGACGCCTTCGCCGCCCAGGCCGCCGCCACCCCCGGCGGCGAGCAGGAGCGCAGCGCGATCCGGGCCGGCTTCACCACCAGTGAGGTCTTCCCGCTCACCATGTTCGCGGTCGGCGGCATGCTGCTGTTCCCCGCGGCCAACGACCTGCTGACCATGTTCGTGGCGCTGGAGGTCTTCTCCCTCCCGCTCTACCTGCTCTGCGCGCTGGCCCGGCGCCGCCGACTGCTCTCCCAGGAGGCGGCGGTCAAGTACTTCCTGCTCGGTGCCTTCGCCTCGGCGTTCTTCCTGTTCGGCACCGCGCTGCTGTACGGCTACGCGGGCACGGTGCGGCTCGGCGAGGTCGCCGAGGTCATCTCCGGGAACGCGCTGCCCACCCCGGCGCTGGTCTCCTCGACCCAGAACGACGCCCTGCTGCTGGTCGGCCTGGCGATGCTGACGGTCGGTCTGCTGTTCAAGGTCGGCGCGGTGCCGTTCCACTCCTGGACCCCGGACGTCTACCAGGGCGCGCCGACCCCGGTCACCGGCTTCATGGCGGCGGCGACCAAGGTGGCCGCGTTCGGCGCGGTGCTGCGGCTGTTCTACGTGGCCTTCCCGGCGCTGCGGCTGGACTGGCGGCCGGTGCTCTGGGGTGTGGCGATCCTCACCATGGTGGTCGGCGCGGTGCTGGCCGTCACCCAGCAGGACGTGAAGCGGCTGCTCGCCTACTCCTCGATCGCGCACGCCGGGTTCATCCTCACCGGTGTGATCGCCAGCAACCGGCAGGGCGTCGGCTCGGTGCTGTTCTACCTGCTGGCCTACTCCTTCGTGACGCTCGGTGCCTTCGCCGTGGTCACCCTGGTGCGGGACTCCAAGGGCGAGGCCACCCACCTGTCCAGCTGGGCCGGCCTCGGCCGGCGCTCCCCGCTGGTCGCGGCGGTGTTCGCGCTCTTCCTGCTGGCCTTCGCGGGCATCCCGCTGACCTCGGGTTTCACCGGCAAGTTCGCGGTCTTCCAGGCCGCGGCAGCAGGCGGCGCCACCCCGCTGGTCATCGTGGGTGTGCTCAGCTCGGCGGTGGCGGCGTTCTTCTACATCAGGGTCATCGTGCTGATGTTCTTCTCCGACCCGCAGCCGGGCGGCCCGACCGTCGCCGTCCCGAGCGCCTTCACGGCGACCGCGATCGGTATCGGCGTGCTGGTCACGATCGGGCTCGGACTGCTGCCGCAGTACTTCCTCGATCTCGCCTCGAAGGCAGTGTTCTTCGTCGGCTGA
- the nuoL gene encoding NADH-quinone oxidoreductase subunit L, whose product MNSLIPLLVAAPLAGAALLLLGGRAFDRLGHWLATALAALSFGFGLALFSDMLGRDAEDRALTQHLFSWIPVNGFQADISFRLDQLSMTFVLLITGVGTLIHLYSVGYMAHDERRRRFFAYLNLFLAAMLLLVVADNYLLLYFGWEGVGLASYLLIGFWQHKPSAATAAKKAFIVNRVGDMGLSIAIMLMFVEFGSFAFEPVFGAAGSASEGKLTAIGLMLLLAACGKSAQVPLQSWLGDAMEGPTPVSALIHAATMVTAGVYLITRSGAIFNLAPDAQTAVVVVGAVTLLFGAIVGCAKDDIKKALAGSTMSQIGYMILAAGLGPIGYAFAIMHLVTHGFFKAGLFLGAGSVMHGMNDEVNMRHYGGLRKYMPVTFVTFGLGYLAIIGFPGLSGFFSKDKIIEAAFAKGGTEGWILGLCTLVGAAVTAFYMTRVMILTFFGEKRWQPDAEGHDPHPHESPKTMTVPMIVLAFGSVFAGGLFAFHESFLTWLEPVTGHAEGNSPLTPLVVTLLTTACMLAGVALSYLMYGRSAVPVVPPYGSPLTRAARRDLLQDDFNHAVLVRPGSALAAALVYFDSRGLDGFVNGLAATIGGVSSRLRRIQNGYVRTYALSMFGGTLVLVATTLLMRSV is encoded by the coding sequence GTGAACTCTCTCATTCCCCTGCTGGTCGCGGCCCCGCTGGCCGGCGCCGCCCTGCTGCTGCTCGGCGGCCGGGCCTTCGACCGCCTGGGCCACTGGCTGGCCACCGCGCTCGCCGCGCTCTCCTTCGGCTTCGGCCTCGCGCTGTTCTCGGACATGCTGGGCCGGGACGCGGAGGACCGCGCACTGACCCAGCACCTGTTCAGCTGGATCCCGGTGAACGGCTTCCAGGCCGACATCTCCTTCCGGCTCGACCAGCTCTCGATGACCTTCGTCCTGCTGATCACCGGCGTCGGCACCCTGATCCACCTCTACTCGGTGGGCTACATGGCGCACGACGAGCGCCGGCGCCGCTTCTTCGCCTATCTGAACCTCTTCCTGGCGGCCATGCTGCTGCTGGTGGTGGCCGACAACTACCTGCTGCTGTACTTCGGCTGGGAGGGCGTGGGTCTCGCCTCCTACCTGCTGATCGGCTTCTGGCAGCACAAGCCGAGCGCCGCCACCGCGGCGAAGAAGGCGTTCATCGTCAACCGGGTCGGCGACATGGGCCTGTCCATCGCGATCATGCTGATGTTCGTCGAGTTCGGCTCCTTCGCCTTCGAGCCGGTGTTCGGCGCGGCCGGCAGCGCGAGCGAGGGCAAGCTGACCGCGATCGGCCTGATGCTGCTGCTCGCCGCCTGCGGCAAGTCCGCGCAGGTGCCGCTGCAGTCCTGGCTCGGGGACGCGATGGAGGGCCCGACCCCGGTCTCCGCGCTGATCCACGCGGCCACCATGGTCACCGCCGGCGTCTACCTGATCACCCGCTCCGGGGCGATCTTCAACCTGGCGCCGGACGCCCAGACCGCGGTGGTGGTGGTCGGCGCGGTCACCCTGCTCTTCGGTGCGATCGTCGGTTGCGCCAAGGACGACATCAAGAAGGCGCTGGCCGGCTCGACCATGTCGCAGATCGGCTACATGATCCTCGCGGCGGGCCTCGGCCCGATCGGCTACGCCTTCGCCATCATGCACCTGGTGACCCACGGCTTCTTCAAGGCCGGGCTCTTCCTCGGTGCCGGGTCGGTCATGCACGGCATGAACGACGAGGTGAACATGCGTCACTACGGCGGCCTGCGGAAGTACATGCCGGTCACCTTCGTCACCTTCGGCCTCGGTTACCTGGCCATCATCGGCTTCCCCGGGCTGTCCGGCTTCTTCTCCAAGGACAAGATCATCGAGGCGGCCTTCGCCAAGGGCGGCACCGAGGGCTGGATCCTCGGCCTGTGCACCCTGGTCGGCGCCGCCGTCACCGCGTTCTACATGACCCGGGTGATGATCCTGACCTTCTTCGGCGAGAAGCGCTGGCAGCCGGACGCCGAGGGCCACGACCCGCACCCGCACGAGTCGCCGAAGACCATGACCGTTCCGATGATCGTGCTGGCCTTCGGCTCGGTCTTCGCCGGCGGGCTGTTCGCCTTCCACGAGTCCTTCCTCACCTGGCTGGAGCCGGTCACCGGGCACGCGGAGGGCAACTCCCCGCTCACCCCGCTGGTGGTCACCCTGCTCACCACCGCCTGCATGCTGGCCGGCGTCGCGCTCTCGTACCTGATGTACGGCCGCTCCGCCGTCCCGGTGGTGCCGCCGTACGGCTCCCCGCTCACCCGGGCCGCCCGCCGGGACCTCCTCCAGGACGACTTCAACCACGCCGTCCTGGTCCGGCCCGGTTCGGCGCTGGCCGCGGCGCTGGTCTACTTCGACAGCCGCGGCCTGGACGGTTTCGTCAACGGCCTGGCGGCCACCATCGGCGGCGTCTCCAGCCGGCTGCGGCGGATCCAGAACGGCTACGTCCGCACGTACGCGCTCTCCATGTTCGGCGGCACGCTGGTGCTGGTCGCCACGACTCTCCTGATGAGGTCCGTCTGA
- a CDS encoding NADH-quinone oxidoreductase subunit J — protein sequence MNLAAVTGATSTGEAVQFWVLAVIAVGGALGTLLMRKAVHSALCLAATMLALAVCYMAQGAVFLGVVQIVVYTGAIMMLFLFVVMLVGVTSADSLKEQLKGQRFAAALCGLGFGVLMVAGIANAKLDTFAGLGEANAEGNVQGLARLIFTKYVWAFEVTGALLITAAIGAMVLTHREHVKAPKTQRELAAQRVADNIQVPPLPAPGIYARHNAVDIPALLPDGSIAEDSVMATLRERGQIRDVSQEMLARMAELESTTADWLGRPPSERPPVTGPRKALEPVAANHPAPANRPASDHDEEGAE from the coding sequence CTGAACCTCGCGGCCGTCACGGGCGCGACCTCCACCGGTGAGGCCGTCCAGTTCTGGGTGCTCGCGGTGATCGCCGTCGGCGGCGCGCTCGGGACGCTGCTGATGCGCAAGGCGGTGCACAGCGCGCTCTGCCTGGCCGCCACCATGCTCGCCCTGGCGGTCTGTTACATGGCCCAGGGCGCGGTGTTCCTGGGCGTGGTGCAGATCGTGGTCTACACCGGCGCGATCATGATGCTCTTCCTGTTCGTGGTGATGCTGGTCGGTGTGACCAGCGCGGACTCGCTGAAGGAGCAGCTGAAGGGCCAGCGGTTCGCCGCCGCGCTCTGTGGGCTGGGCTTCGGTGTGCTGATGGTCGCCGGGATCGCCAACGCCAAGCTGGACACCTTCGCCGGTCTCGGCGAGGCCAACGCCGAGGGCAATGTCCAGGGTCTGGCCCGGCTGATCTTCACCAAGTACGTGTGGGCCTTCGAGGTCACCGGGGCGCTGCTGATCACGGCCGCGATCGGGGCCATGGTGCTGACCCACCGCGAGCACGTGAAGGCCCCGAAGACCCAGCGCGAGCTGGCCGCCCAGCGGGTCGCCGACAACATCCAGGTCCCGCCGCTGCCCGCGCCCGGCATCTACGCCCGGCACAACGCGGTGGACATCCCGGCGCTGCTGCCGGACGGCTCGATCGCCGAGGACTCGGTGATGGCGACCCTGCGCGAGCGCGGCCAGATCCGGGACGTCAGCCAGGAGATGCTGGCCCGGATGGCCGAGCTGGAGTCCACCACCGCCGACTGGCTGGGCCGCCCGCCGTCCGAGCGCCCGCCGGTGACCGGCCCGCGCAAGGCCCTGGAGCCGGTGGCCGCCAACCACCCGGCGCCGGCGAACCGCCCGGCGTCCGACCACGACGAGGAGGGGGCGGAGTGA
- the nuoK gene encoding NADH-quinone oxidoreductase subunit NuoK: protein MNPVNYLYLSALLFTIGASGVLIRRNAIVLFMCVELMLNASNLALVTFARMHGNLDGQIIAFFTMVVAAAEVVVGLAIIVSIFRTRHSASVDDSNLMKL, encoded by the coding sequence GTGAATCCGGTCAACTACCTCTATCTCTCCGCCCTGTTGTTCACCATCGGCGCCTCCGGTGTGCTGATCCGGCGGAACGCGATCGTCCTGTTCATGTGCGTCGAGCTGATGCTGAACGCCTCCAACCTGGCGCTGGTCACCTTCGCCCGGATGCACGGGAACCTGGACGGCCAGATCATCGCGTTCTTCACCATGGTGGTGGCGGCGGCCGAGGTCGTGGTGGGCCTCGCGATCATCGTCTCGATCTTCCGGACCAGGCATTCCGCTTCGGTCGACGACAGCAACCTGATGAAGCTGTAG